AGGGCAAGGGCTACCTGGTGGCCGCCGCGACCCCGCTGGAGCCCCGCGACATCATGGCCGGGCACATGCTGTTCATGGCGTTCAGGATCGGGACGAGCGCGCTGGCCTTCGCCGTGGTGATGGCCGCCTTCGGCGCCACCCGCTCCCCGTGGGCCGTGCTCACCGTGCCCGCCGCCCTGCTGACCGGCATGGCCTTCGCGGCCCCGCTGGCGGCGTGGACGGTGACCGTCGACAAGTTCGGCACCCTCAACACGGTGTTCCGGTTCGTGCTGATGCCGATGTACCTGTTCTCCGGGACCTTCTTCGGCATCGAGACGCTCCCCGACTGGCTGCGCCCGCTGGCGTACGTCATGCCGCTGTGGCACGGCGTCGACCTGTGCCGCACCCTGAGCCTGGGCACCGCCACCCTGCTCACCTCCGCGATCCACGTCGGCTACCTGGCCGCGCTCACGGCCGGGGGCATCGCGGTGGCCCTGGTCACGTACCGGCGCCACATCCACGTCTGAGGGGTCGACATGCTGCAGAACTTGGAGAACAGGGTGCCGTCCGTCGTCCCCCGCTGGGGTGGCGCGCACTTCCTGGTGTTCCGCA
This region of Streptosporangium sp. NBC_01495 genomic DNA includes:
- a CDS encoding ABC transporter permease → MPMILREFSSWMLRYRRTWKGTIVISVANPLLFLIAIGAGLGQLVDPASLGGLTYLEFFAPGMLAAAAMQNAYIEAAFVVHSSLRQGKGYLVAAATPLEPRDIMAGHMLFMAFRIGTSALAFAVVMAAFGATRSPWAVLTVPAALLTGMAFAAPLAAWTVTVDKFGTLNTVFRFVLMPMYLFSGTFFGIETLPDWLRPLAYVMPLWHGVDLCRTLSLGTATLLTSAIHVGYLAALTAGGIAVALVTYRRHIHV